The Prosthecobacter sp. SYSU 5D2 genome has a window encoding:
- a CDS encoding ROK family protein: MRSSEEIRGNLAAAALLIRSGQAASRRTLADLMRMSPTTAGFYVDHLIRSGHLCESGLEQGKMGRPKRSLSLVAEAGWFAGIEFNAERIQIASVDFSGQLITSQSYPLLADATAAQVMSRIATLITAMDRKTPGPLLGIGVGAPGVVDPLRGLGLEYAFLTGWKNVPISSRLATRFKVPVTLENNLRTIALAERWFGGGRQLEDYVILGPRSGFGIAIMNQGRLLRGSHHAAGEIGRWPWSPGQPGGEVHDALTAPAVWRRLSGASPRTRQPADLHTALQVFSSETGPVWQQIITDYACIIGQLHLLLDAQAYFLHGPLTALGSRFCQDISAATVRLMPALRSIPPQILPSSLGDEAGALGASSLAMEKWKPDAEK; encoded by the coding sequence ATGAGAAGCTCTGAAGAAATCCGTGGAAACCTCGCCGCTGCCGCGCTTCTCATCCGCAGCGGCCAGGCCGCCTCCCGCCGCACGCTGGCGGACCTCATGCGCATGTCCCCCACCACGGCCGGCTTTTATGTGGACCACCTCATCCGCTCCGGCCACCTGTGTGAATCGGGCCTGGAGCAGGGAAAAATGGGCCGTCCCAAGCGCTCCCTCAGCCTCGTGGCAGAGGCAGGCTGGTTCGCCGGCATCGAGTTCAATGCGGAGCGCATCCAGATCGCCAGTGTGGACTTTTCCGGCCAGCTCATCACCAGCCAGTCATACCCGCTGCTTGCGGATGCCACCGCCGCCCAGGTCATGTCACGGATCGCCACCCTCATCACCGCCATGGACCGCAAGACCCCCGGCCCCCTTCTCGGCATCGGCGTCGGCGCACCCGGCGTGGTGGATCCGCTTCGTGGTTTGGGCCTGGAGTATGCATTCCTCACCGGCTGGAAAAACGTGCCCATCAGCTCCCGGCTCGCCACCCGGTTCAAAGTCCCCGTCACGCTGGAAAACAACCTCCGCACCATCGCCCTGGCCGAACGCTGGTTCGGCGGCGGCCGCCAGTTGGAGGATTACGTCATCCTCGGCCCGCGCAGCGGATTCGGCATCGCCATCATGAACCAGGGCCGCCTCCTCCGGGGCAGCCATCATGCCGCCGGGGAGATCGGCCGCTGGCCCTGGTCGCCAGGCCAGCCCGGCGGAGAAGTGCATGATGCCCTCACCGCCCCCGCCGTCTGGCGAAGGCTCTCTGGAGCTTCCCCACGCACCCGTCAGCCGGCGGATCTCCACACCGCCCTCCAGGTCTTCTCCTCAGAAACTGGCCCCGTCTGGCAGCAAATCATTACCGATTACGCCTGCATCATCGGCCAGCTTCATCTCCTTCTGGATGCCCAGGCCTACTTCCTCCACGGCCCCCTCACCGCCCTCGGCAGCCGGTTTTGCCAGGACATCTCCGCCGCCACCGTCCGCCTCATGCCCGCCCTCCGTTCCATCCCCCCCCAGATCCTCCCCTCCAGCCTTGGGGATGAAGCCGGGGCCCTCGGTGCCTCCAGCCTCGCGATGGAAAAATGGAAACCGGATGCCGAAAAATAA
- a CDS encoding FAD/NAD(P)-binding protein produces MTPRTQDPHVAIIGGGFSGLMTAVNLARLNTRPLNITLVHSAGAAGRVVAYSTVRPEHLLNVAARNMSALPDQPDHLLQWLRTRSDFDAVPDHELRERFIPRQVYGDYLRSLLHHHLQAAGSMTPVTTSFIAGEAVDIENTGDSTTIHLADGRQIPADRIVLACGNEAPAGLPGAETLQDHPAWTGNPWLPWHQRLPAQGGSIVILGTGLTTVDALITLRTLGWQGSIHAVSRHGWLPHAHFRGIEYPDFPPPDVDLATLGLEKLLALMEQHCARLRELGANPAIIVDRLRPHTQRIWENFTPAERTTFLRQHAARWNVLRHRIAPDIHAQITSAQLTGQLQVHAAGITRVAASGSQIAVHLQNGRQLLGDLVLNATGPHIRFSATTSPLLQNLLRRGLISPDPMDMGIHTENVHTVLSPSGTPSPWLLALGPLLRGTLWESIAVPELRVQARRVAELILGQRPADDALPVMMEYMI; encoded by the coding sequence ATGACCCCTCGCACCCAGGATCCTCACGTGGCCATCATCGGCGGCGGTTTCAGCGGCCTCATGACTGCCGTCAATCTGGCCCGCCTCAACACCCGCCCGCTGAATATCACCCTGGTCCATTCGGCGGGGGCAGCCGGACGCGTTGTCGCTTACTCCACTGTGCGCCCGGAGCATCTGCTGAACGTCGCCGCCCGCAACATGTCCGCCCTGCCGGACCAGCCGGACCACCTGCTCCAGTGGCTGCGCACGCGCTCGGATTTCGATGCCGTGCCTGATCATGAACTGCGCGAGCGCTTCATCCCCCGCCAGGTCTATGGGGACTATTTGCGCTCCCTTTTGCATCACCATCTCCAGGCAGCCGGAAGCATGACGCCCGTCACCACCAGCTTCATCGCCGGGGAAGCAGTGGATATCGAAAACACCGGCGACAGCACAACCATCCACCTGGCCGATGGCCGCCAGATCCCCGCTGACCGCATCGTCCTGGCCTGCGGCAATGAAGCCCCCGCCGGTCTCCCGGGCGCAGAGACCTTGCAGGACCACCCAGCCTGGACTGGCAATCCCTGGCTGCCCTGGCACCAGCGCCTCCCTGCCCAGGGCGGCAGCATCGTCATCCTGGGCACGGGCCTCACCACCGTAGATGCCCTCATCACCCTGCGCACCCTCGGCTGGCAGGGCAGCATCCACGCCGTCTCCCGCCACGGCTGGCTGCCGCACGCCCACTTTCGCGGCATTGAGTATCCGGACTTCCCGCCACCCGATGTGGATCTCGCTACCCTTGGCCTGGAAAAACTCCTCGCCCTCATGGAGCAGCACTGCGCCCGGCTGCGCGAACTCGGGGCCAATCCCGCCATCATTGTGGACCGCCTCCGGCCCCACACCCAGCGCATCTGGGAAAACTTCACCCCTGCGGAGCGCACCACCTTTCTCCGCCAGCATGCCGCCCGCTGGAATGTCCTCCGCCATCGCATCGCCCCGGATATCCATGCGCAGATCACGAGCGCCCAGCTCACCGGCCAGCTTCAAGTCCACGCCGCCGGCATCACCCGCGTCGCCGCCTCCGGCAGCCAGATCGCCGTACATCTTCAGAATGGCAGGCAGCTCCTGGGGGACCTCGTGCTCAATGCCACCGGCCCGCACATCCGCTTCAGCGCCACCACCTCCCCCCTTCTGCAAAATCTCCTCCGCCGTGGCCTCATCTCCCCGGACCCCATGGACATGGGCATCCACACGGAAAATGTTCACACCGTCCTTTCCCCCTCCGGCACGCCTTCCCCCTGGCTGCTCGCCCTCGGTCCCCTTCTGCGCGGCACCCTTTGGGAGAGCATCGCCGTGCCGGAACTGCGCGTGCAAGCCCGCCGTGTGGCCGAACTGATCCTGGGCCAGCGCCCTGCGGACGATGCACTGCCCGTCATGATGGAATACATGATCTAG